GGTTTTCACCGTCGATCTCGCGCTGCGAAAATGGGAACCGTCGCCGGATCGACTCCGCACGGCTCTCTGCTGCGGCGCGTTTCTCTCGGCTACTTGCGTGCTGGTCTTCGTTACGCGTGCGCGCAACGACGACTATCGCAGCGAGATCACGATGTGGGAGGACGTCGCGAAGAAGGCGCCGCACAACGGTCGGGCCTTTGCGAGCATCGCGAGAATGAAGCGACACGAAGGGAAGCTCGACGAAGCGGAAAAACTCGCGCAGCATGCCTTAAAGCTGAAACCAAACTACGTCTACGCACATTACATTTATGCGCACATCCTCTTCGATCGGAACCGACTAGACGAGGCGGAAGCCCACTTCCAATACAGCATCGAGCACGGTCTTGAGTTTCCCTCCGCCTTTATTCTGCTCGGAAACATCAAATCCACCCGTGGCTTAGTGCCGGAAGAAATCGAATGTTATCGCCGCGCCTTGGAGCTCGATCCCGAAAGCGGAGAAGCTTGGGGCTTGCTCGCCATCGCGCTGCACAAAACCGGCGATCGATCTCATGCGGACAAAGCGTTCCGCCAGGCGTCCGGTTTAGCGGACGGCAACTCGCACGCCTTGAATGCTCTCGGAATCTACGTCGGGTTGATCGGTGACGATGCGGCCGCAGTCCATTGGTTCGAGGAATCGCTGCGCCTGGAGCCCAACCGAGGGGACATCCACGCCAATTTAGGTTCGGCCCTCGGCCGGGTCGGGCGAAAGGAAGAAGCACTGCGCATGCTTTCCGCCGGCGTGCTCCGATTTCCCGAGCATGTGAAATGCCGCTTCAATTTGGCGAACGCGCTGGCCCGAGAGGGGCGTTATCCGGAGGCGATCGAATCCTTCGAGCAAGCGCAACGCCTCGACCCCAAGAATCCGCTGATCGCCAAGAACCTTGCCCTCGCCCAAGCTTCCGTGGCCGCAGCTCAGGGTTCCGCGAAGCCTGCGAATTAGCCGGCAGACTGGCCGGCCCAGAGTGATTTCGGCGCGACTTTGACGATTTTGCGGATTCTAGCGCAAAAATACTCTAGTCTCGGCGGTAAACGGTCGTATAATACATTCGTTTCAAACGCATGTTTTAATCGACCGGCGATTTCATGGCTACGGCGGGATTGGAAGACACGAAAGTACGCGTCCTCGAGGCAGCGGGCCGGATCTTCGCCGAGCGCGGCTTCCGCAACGCGACCGTGCGCGATATTTGCCAGGCCGCGCATGTCAATCTCGCCGCCGTCAACTACCACTTCGGCGACAAGGAACGGCTCTACATCGAGAGCGTCAAGCTCGCCCATCGGATGCGGATGCAGCAAGTGCCGATGCCCGACTGGCCGGAGGGAACTCCTGCGGCGGTGAAGCTGCATGGGTTCGTCTATGCGTTTCTCTGCCGCGTGCTTGCCGACGACGGCCAAGGTTGGGAATCGCAGCTCATGATGCGCGAGTTGGCGCAACCGACCGCGGCGTGCGAGGAGTTGGTTCGGGAATACATTCGCCCGCACTTCGCGCTGTTGCAGCGGATCAT
This sequence is a window from Planctomycetia bacterium. Protein-coding genes within it:
- a CDS encoding CerR family C-terminal domain-containing protein, whose product is MATAGLEDTKVRVLEAAGRIFAERGFRNATVRDICQAAHVNLAAVNYHFGDKERLYIESVKLAHRMRMQQVPMPDWPEGTPAAVKLHGFVYAFLCRVLADDGQGWESQLMMRELAQPTAACEELVREYIRPHFALLQRIIDDLVAPTTDEAERHRIGFSIVGQCLHYRIAEPIVRLLISPEEYKQNDPLRLADHISRWTLAALGAGPTLGCSLALSASSSAAPSAPEAGA